In Microbacterium sp. No. 7, the genomic window CGCCAGGTTGTTGCTCGCGCCGAACTCGGCGCCCGTGAACGGAAAGGCGAGGCCGCGCGCGCCCGGCTCGCCGAGCGCGGCCCGCGGCGGCCCGCCCGCACGCCACCACTGCGGGCGGAACCCGCGCGCGAAGCCGCCGTAGGTCTCGAACAGCACCTGCTCGGGGGTGTCCAGCCGCGCGGGCAGCACGAGCCCCGTGACGCACGACACCTCGCGCGCGGCGTCGGCGGCGAACGCGCGCAGCAGCGCGGCGATCCAGGCCGGATCGGCGAGCGTGTCGTCGTCGGTGAACGCGACGACCTCGCCGCGAGCGACGCGCGCGCCGGCGTTGCGCGCCGACGACGCGCCGCGACGGGGCTCGCCGACGAGGCGCAGCCGCTCGTCGTCGATCGTCCGCAGCACGTGCGCCGCACGCCCGCGCTGGGCGGGATCGTTGTCGACGACGATGACGTCGAGGCTCTCGTGCGTCTGCGCGAGCACGGCGCGCACGGCATCGGGAAGACCCGGGTGCCGGCCGAGCGTCGGGATCACCACCGACACCAGCGTCGGCGGGCCGGACGCGACGCCGGGCTCCCCGTCGTGGACCGCATCGGATGCCGAGACCGCATCGAACGCCGAGACCGCCTCGACTGCCGAGACCGCATCGGATGCCGCGGCCGCCTCGTGCGACGCACCGTCACCGGCATCCCCCGCGTCCCGCGGCGTGCGCGGATACCGCTCGCGCAGGCGCGGCAGCACGCCGCCGTCGGCCGGCTCGAGGTCGAAGCCCACGGGCGCGCCCGCGCGGCGCGAGAGCACCGCGACACGACCCTGCGACGGCATCCGCGCGACGCCGCCGTCGTCCAGATCTCCGTCGAGGTCGACGTCGAGCACGGGGATCGGCGTGAAGCCCTGTCCCGCCGAGACGACCGTCGATGCCGGAGCGGCGCCCGCACGCCGCCGCACGCGGGCACGACGCCGGGAGCGCAGGTAGAGCACGGGACCGGCGAGGCATCCGCGCAGCTCCGCCCGGTCGAGCGCGCGGGGGTAGCCGGGCCCCTTGCCCCCGTTCTTCTCGGAGCCCGGGGCGAGCAGGCCGCGCGCCGAGCCCGGCAGCCGCCGCACCATGCCGGCCAGCGCCGTCGGCCGCGTGAGCACGAGCTTCGTGAGCACCGCCGTCATGCCGACGCCGTAGCCGTACAGCTGCTCGCGCAGGCCCGCGAGGTCCTCGCGATGGTCGTGCCGCACGATCGCGCGGGGCTGGTACAGGATGCCGCCGCCGGCGAGGTAGACGGCGCGGAAGGCATCGAGGTCCTCGCCGCCGCGCGCGAGCGTGCCCGCGCCCAGCGCCTCGTCGAAGCCGCCGATGCGATGCAGCGCCTGGCGGCGGAACGCCATGTTGTTGCCCGAGCCGAAGTCGGAGCCGAGGTACGGGAAGGTCGGGCCCTGCGCGCCCTCGGGGCCGAGCGCGACGAGGCGCGGCGTCGGCGTGCGCCGCCACCACGCGAGCGCGAAGCCCTTGCCGAAGCCGCCCGCCCGCTCGAACAGCAGCTGCGCAGACGTGCGGTAGCCGGCCGGCAGCACCAGGCCCGTGACGCACCAGACGTCGTCGTCGGGGTCGGCGGCGAACGCCCCCGCGATCGTCTCGACCCAGTCGGCGTCGGGGAGGGCGTCGTCGTCGGTGAACGCGACGATCCCGCCGCGCGCCGCGGCGACGCCGGCGTTGCGCGCGGACGACAGCCCGCGGCACGGCTCGTCGACGACGCGCAGCCGCGCATCGCGGATGCCGTCGACGAGGGCGCGCGCGGCACCCGTGGCCGGGTCGTTGTCGACGACGACGACCTCGAGGTCGCGGTGGGTCTGGGCGAGCAGGCGATCGACCGTCTCGCGCAGCCGCGGGTCGCGCCCGAGCGTGCACAGCACGACCGACACGAGACCGTCGCCCGCCGACGACGGGGAAGACGCCGACGAGGAGGACGAGGAGGCGGCCGCCTCCGGCACGAATGCCGACGATGCGGATGCCGACGATGCAGACGGCGAAGACACGAATGCCGAAGACACGGACGCCTCCGACAAGGGCGCCGAAGTCGCGGATCCCGCCGACGGGGATGCCGTCATCAAGGGCGCCCGCAGCACCGGCGCCGGCCCGGGCAGTCCCGCGGCCCAGCGCTCCACCGCCGCAACGACACCGGCGTCCGCACCCCCCGCACCCGCAACGACACCCGCATCCGCAACACCAACACCCGCGACACCCGTATCCGCAACGCCCGCGCCCGCGCCCGCGAACACCGCGTGTCCCACGGGCGCGCCCGCGCGCCGCGCCACGACGCCCACCGGGCCGGCGGGCAGCTGCGGGGCGATCGGGGCGTCGAGGTCGACGTCGACGACCGGAACGGGCCGGAACGGCCGCTCCCCCGCCGGCTCCCCGGCGCGATCGGCCGAACGCGCGGCACGGCGCTGCGCGACGCGGCCGGTCAGGTAGCCGGCGCCCGTCGCGAAGAGCCCCGCGACGATCGCGCCCGCGCGCAGCGGACCGGTCGCGTCGCCGCGCAGGGGCGCCGCCAGCTCGCGCAGCACGCCGGCGGGCAGCACGCGCGCCGCGTAGCCGCGCTCGGACGAGAGGCCGTCGCCGGTGCCCGCGATCGTCGCGACCGCGGCCTTCGAGCGCCCCTCGTGCCAGCAGCGGCGCACGAAGTAGCCCACGGTGCCGCGCGCGGGCGGCACCTCGTGGTGCACGATCGCGGTCGCGTCGCGCACGATGACGCCGCCAGGCACGGCTCGCGCGAGCCGGATGCCCAGCTCGGTCTCCTCGCAGCCGGCGGGCAGCGTGCCGACGCGGCCGAGGCCCTCGGCGAAGTCGCCCGCGCGCTCGAGCGCGCTGCGCCGCAGCGCCATGTTCGCGCCGATCGGGTTGCGGATGCGGTCGCCGCCGGAGGGCAGGCCCCGGTAGTCGCAGCCGACGACCCAGCCGAACTCGTCCGGGAACCACGCGGGGCGCGCGGCGAGCCAGTCGGCCCGCACGGCGCCGCCGACGCCGACCACCTCGTGCGCCTCGAAGCGCCGGCGCAGCGCGTCGAGCCATCCGTCCTCGGGGACCGCGTCGTCGTCGAGGAAGACGAGGATGCCGCCGTGGCTGCGCCGGATGCCCGTGTTGCGCGCGCCCGAGAGCCCGCCGGCCGCCTCGCTCTCGACGACCCGCACGCCGGGCAGCGCCGTGCGCGCCCACGCGGCGAGCGCGGCGTTGTTGTCGACGACCACGACGACCTCGTCGCCGGGGCGGAGCTGGGCGACGGCGGCCGCGGCCGCGCGCGCCAGCACGTCCTTGCGTCGCTCGGTGTAGGCGGCGACGACGACCGAGACGGTCAGGTCGGGTCGCACGCGCTCTTCCCGCGGCACGCTCTCCTGCCGCAGCAGGCTCCCTTCTCGCACCACTAGGCTTCCCGCACCACTATGCGGCGCGGCGGGCCTCGAGGTCGGAGCCGTACCAGGCACCGATCTCGAGGCGCGACGCCGGCTCGGCGCCCGACGGGCCGAAGCGCTCGGCGAAGATCGTGCGCAGCACACGCAGGCCGTCGCGCACGGCGTGCAGGTTGCTCGCTCCGTGCGCGCGCGAGTGCTCGTAGCTCGGCACCTCGGCGACGCGCAGCTTGGCGACGCGGCAGTTGAGCAGCGTCTCGATCTCGAAGCCGTCGCCCCAGCGGGCCTCGTCGCCGTGCACGTCGGGCAGGCCGAGGGAGGGTAGGATGTCGCGCCAGAACGCGTTGTACCCGTAGCAGAGGTCGCTGTAGCGCGTGCCGAACAGCGCGTTGACGGCGAGCGTGAGCCCGCGGTTGCCGAGCGAGCGGACGCGAGTCAGGTCGGCCGAGCCGCCGCCGACGAGCACGCGGCTGCCCTTGACGAAGTCGGCGCCCGCGGTGAGCGCGCCGACGAGCACGGCGATCTCGGCGGGGTCGGCCGAGCCGTCGGCGTCGAAGGCGACGATCACGTCGCACCGCGCGGCGGCGAAGCCGCACGCCAGCGCGTTGCCCTTGCCCGCGCGCGTCTGCTGGATGAGGCGGGCGTGCGGGGCGACGCGCTGCACGGTCTGCACCGTGTCGTCGGTCGAGTGACCGTCGACGACGATGATCTCGTCGGCGAGGTCGAGGGCGGGGAGCACGAGCTCCAGGTTGCGCGCCTCGTTGAAGGCGGGGACGACGACGGTGACCGTCGGCGTCAGGGGGCGTAGGGGCACGGTCGACACGCGATCTCCTGCAGTTCGGGCTTCACGCAATTCGCAGATCAAACTAAGGTCAGGCTCACCTTATCATCATCACACGTCATCGTCACGCCGGCACGTCACGCCAGCGCGACGTAGGCGGTCACCAGGCCGAGCGTCGCGGCGCTGCCCAGCAGGGCGAGGCTCAGCCGCTGCGCGAACCGGCGCGGCTGGGCGATCGCGAACGCGAGGCTCGCGAGCACGCCCGCCCCCACGGCGCCCAGGATCGGCCAGGTCTCCAGCCGGAGCGACTCGATCTCGGTGCCGCCGTCGGCGTCGGCGGCGTGCACGACGAGCCGGCCGAAGGCGCCCGCGGGCATCGTCACCTCGATCCCGGCGGTCGCCTGGGCGCCCGGGTCGAGCGCGGGCAGCGGGATCTCGCCGATCACCTCGCCCGACCGCTCGTTGCGCCCGAGCACGACGGAGAGCACGGTCGCGACGGTCGGGTGCTCCGACCGGTTCGTGACGGTCACCGAGAGCGTGCGCCGCGACGGCAGCGCGAGCTGCCGCTCCCAGAACTCCGGTCCCGTGATGCTCAGCCGCCCCGTCAGCGGCGGCGGCTCGGGCGCGGGCGGCGGCGCGTCGTCGGGCACGGCGGGCGGGGTCGGCTCCGGAGCGTCGGAGACGACGAGGGGCGCGGATGCCCGGGCTCCGCGCACGCCCGACGCGACGACCGCGCACGGACAGGCGGCGGGCGGCGCCACGACGAGGATGGTCGTGGTCGCGGCGCCCGTGGCATCCGGCACGAGGTCGATCGCCGACCCCGTCGCGCAGTGCGCCGACGTCGTGCCGTCGCCGCAGACCGACACCGACACGATGTCGCCGACGGGCCAGCCGGAGAGCGTGATCGCGACCCGATCGCCTGTGGCGGCCTCGACCGCGTCGACGACGATGCTCGGCGTGCCGGCCGCGGCCGCGGGAGCCTCCCCGGGCACGGCGGCCCCCGCGGGCGCGCCCCCGGGGGCGAGGGCGAGCGCCGCGGCGACGACGAGCTCAGCGAGCACTGTCCTCCTCGGGAGACGGAGCGGCGGGAACGGGGGCCTCGGCGGCGGGCACGGCGGGCTGCGGAGCCTCGGTGCCCTCGCCCGTCGCGGCATCCTCGCCCGCCTCGGCGGGCGAGGCGACGGCGGCCGCGGCGGCCTGGGCCGCCGCGAGCTGCTCCTTCATCCGGCGCCAGCGTCGACGGCGGGCGCGCACGATCAGCACGACGATCGTGACGACGACGAGCACCGCGATCAGCACGAGCCACGGCACGGCCCACACGGGAGCGGCCTGCACCACGGGGCGCAGCTCGACCGTGTCGTCGAGCACTCCCCCGGCGTCGACGGGCTGGAGCTCGACGACGCCGCTGATGCGCACGAGGGCGGGGACGGACTCGATCGTGAACTCGCGCTGCACCTCGGCGCCGGGCAGCAGGTCGGCGATCTCCGTCGGCTCGGCCGACCCGATCTGCGTGCCGATGATCGACTGCGCCGTGACGCTCTCGCGCGCGCTCAGGCGCACGTTGCCGGGGTTGCGGATCGTGTAGCTGACCGTCAGGGTGCCGGTCAGGTTGTCGGGGCCGAGCTCGAAGGTGCTCTCGACGTCGTCGACGAGGAGGTTCGGCCGCAGCTCGCCCGAGACGGTCGCGTACATGCGCACGGCGACGCGCGCGTCGAACAGCACGGCGTTGCCGGCGTCGTCGGTGCCCTGCGTGACGAGGGAGGTCACGATGCCGCCGACGTGGTCGCCGGGGGTCGCGTTGGCGGGGACCCGCACGAGGAACGGCACGTCGACGCGCGAGCGCGCGGGCACCGTGATGCGATCGACGGGGAGGGTCACCCAGGAGCCGACGTCGGCGGGCGCGACGCCCGTCGCGAGCAGGTCGAAGGCGCCGCTCTCGGGGACGTTGAAGGCGTCGGTCGCGAAGAGGCCCACGTCGATGTCGTGCTCGGAGTGGTTGGTGACGGCGATGACGTCTTCGACGGCGCTGCCGGGGTCGAGGCGGTACACGAAGTAGGTGCGATCGCCCGGGCCGTCGGCCCCCGAGGGCTGCACCTGCCAGCTGGTCGCGCCCGCGACCTCCTCGAGGTCGGCCTCGTCGTCGGCGAGCGCGACGCCGCTGCCGCCCGCGAACAGGATGGCGGCGGCCGCCGCATACGCCAAGAGGCGCCGAGCGATCGCCCGAGGCGCCGTCGGCCGCGTGTTCCCGCGCTTCACTCCGTGTGTCCCTTTCTCATGACGGTGTCCGGGTGCGCCGCTGGGGCGCACCCGGACCCGTGTGTGGTTGTCGCTCGGCGGTCAGGAGACCGTGAGCGTGATGGTCGAGCTGTAGGTGCCCGGTGCGACCGTCGTCGGGACGCTCAGCGTGAAGATGGCGCCCAGCACGGCGGTCCCGCGGCCGGCGCCGGCGAGCGCCGACGCGAGCGTCGCGTTGTCGCCCACGCCGCGACCGGCGCGCAGCTCACGGCCCGGCTCGACCGTCTGGCCGTCGCTGACCGAGAGCACCTCGGGCTTCCAGCCCAGCGAGCGGCTCGTGACCGTGCTCGCACCCGACGTGAAGTCGGATGCCGAGGCGGCGACCGCCCAGCCCGGGTCGCTCGTGCGCGTGTCGGTGACCGTCACCTGCGGCAGGTAGCCCCACGAGGTGAAGCGGCGGCCGTCGGGGCGCAGCTCGACGGGAGCCAGCTGCGTCTCGGTGTCCTGCACGCTCAGCGAGAGGCCGCCCACGACGGGGACCTCCACCGAGACGCGGATGTCGGCAGCGGTCGGCTCGCCCTCGCCGGGCTGACCCTCGCCGGGCTGGCCCTCGCCGGGCTGACCCTCGCCGGGCTCGCCTTCGCCAGGCTCGCCTTCACCGGGCTCACCCTCGCCGGGCTCGCCCTCGCCAGGCTCACCCTCACCGGGCTCGCCGCCGCCGGGCGCCTCGACGATCGTGAACGTGCCGTACGTCGTGCGCACGACGTCGGTCACGCCGGGGATCGCAGAGCCCGACAGCAGGCGCACGCCGTGCTCCGAGCCGATGGCCCAGGGCTCGGTGAGCGACGAGTTGTCCGGCGTGGGGAAGGGAACCGTGAGCTCCCAGTCGCCGTTCTCGTCGGCGCGCACCTGGCCGTGCAGGCGCTTGTCGCCCAGCACCGCGCCCGAGATGCCGACGACGTCGAGCGTCGTGTAGACCGTAGCGGGATCGCCCGAGTAGGCGGCGTCGACGAGCGCCGAGATGCCCGAGCCCGACGCGCCGTCGGCGGTGGTCCAGCCGGTGCCCGAGATCGTGATGTCCTCGCCGTAGACGACCTCGTCGGGCAGCGTCCAGGTCACCTCGACGCCGTTGGAGCCGGTGACCGTGTAGTCGGCCGCGGAGGCGGCCGAGGCGCCGCCGATCAGGCCGGCCGCGACGAGGGCGCCGACGGCCGTCAGGGCGGCACCGCGCAGGCCGCGGCGCGGCCTCTGCGCCGTGCTCTCCAGTGTCAGTGTCATTTTCCTCTGTTCCTTACGTGTGATTCGTGTGTGGTGCGTGCGACGGCCGAGCGGTCGTGGGCCGCCCGACCGCCGCACAGTCTGGGGGGCGACGGGGCCTACGAGACGGTCAGGGTGATCGTCCCGGTGTAGCCGCCGGCCGGCGCGTTCGTCGGAACCGTGAACGAGAGGTCGGCCTCGGCCACGGCGGTGCCGCGGCTCGCGCCGGCCTGCGACGACACGAGCGTCGAGCCGCCCGAGAGGTCGGTGCTCACGTCGCCGGGAGCGGCGACCTGGCCGTCGGACGTGCTGACGACGCGGGGCGTCCAGCCCAGGCGCGCGCCGGGGAGCTCGTCGCCCTGCCCGTTGACGAACGACGACGCGATGCCGCTCACCGTCCAGCCGGCGCCGGAGGCACGCGTGTCGGTCACCGTCACGGCGGGCAGCGTGCCCGAGGCGACGAAGGCGTCGAGCGCGGAGCTGAGCGCCGCGGTGCCGAGGCTCACCTCGGCGTTGCCGACGCTGATCGTCAAGCCGCCCGCGGCCGCCGGCACGTCGAACGACACCGAGATGTCGGCGCTCGTCGGGCCCTCGACGGGCTCGCCCGGCTCACCGGGGCCGCCGGGCTCCTGCGTGGAGACGATGGTCGTGGTGGTGGCCACCGAGCGGATGCGGTCGCCGGCGCCGAGCGCTCCCGTGAGGAACGTCAGGGTCAGCTGCTGTCCGGCCTGCGCGGGGGCGTTCACGACGCCCTCGCCCGGGTAGGGCAGCTCGATGCTCCACGAGCCGTCGGCGTTCGCGTCCACGTAGCCGTAGACCGCGTCGGCGCCCAGGTAGCCGTACGGGTCGTCGAGCAGGCGGATGCCGCCGGAGTTGACCTTGACGGCGATCGCCGACGGCGTGACGCCGTCCTGGCGGAACCAGCCGGTGCCGCGGACGGTCAGGGGCTGGCCCTCGGTCCACTCCGCCGGCACGTAGGCGTGGCCGCCGAAGCCGTCGGGGTAGGCCACCTCGCCCTCGGCGGGCTCGCCCTCACCGGGCTCGCCCGGCTCGCCGGGGCCGCCGGGCTCCTCGCCGGCGCCCGATCCGGTGCCGGTCACCGAGAGCACGTCCACCGACTGCGTCGGGTAGAAGTTCGAGACCCACACGTCGCCCGACGCCTGGTCGACGGCGATCTTGACCGCGTTGCCCGAGGTGGGGATGGTGAGCACCTTCTCGAAGGTGGCCAGGTCGTAGACCGTGACGTTCTGCTGGCCCAGGTTGGCCGAGTAGAGGCGACCGCGCTGCGCGTCGACGGCGACCGAGTTGGTCGACGGCGCCGAGAAGTTGGTCACGCCGCGGCCGTAGTCGGGGCTCGCCGGGTCGGCGTCGACGACCGTGATGCGGCCCGCGCCGTACGACGAGACGTACACGCGCTTGGTGACCGCGTCGTACAGCGGACGGTCGTTGCCGGGCAGCGAGACGGCCAGCGCGCGGATCGCACCGTTGTTGAGCGACAGGTCGCGCACGTTGCTCGTGTCGACCGCGTCGCCGTCGATGACGTAGAGGTTGCCCGCACCGTACCCGCCGACGTAGATCAGGTTGTTCGCCTCGTCGACCGTGACGCCCAGGGCGCCGGCGCCGCCGGGGATCGTGATGCGTGCCTCGACCTCCTTGCTCACCAGGTCGATCTGCGCGATGAACCCGGCATCCGGTCCCGAGCCCGCGGCGCTGCCGAGGTTGGTGACGTAGGCCTTGTGCGTCACGGTGTTGACCGCCACGCGACGCACGCCCGCGAACACGGGGGTGCCGTCGTCGAAGGTCACGTCGACCTTGTCGGCCTCGGTCGGGCCGTCGGAGTTCGCCGAGTAGACGAGCACGCCGCCGCCGTACCAGTTGCCGGGCACGCTCTGACGGGCCGCCGTCGTCACGATCGTCGCGCCGCCGGGGGTGTTCGGGTCGACGGCGATGCCGTACGAGCCCCAGCTGATCGACGAGCTCGTGTTGCTCGGCGCCGTCGAGCTCACCGACGACCAGTCGAGCGGGTCGCGGTCGGTGCCGCTGCCGTCGAGGCGCTGCAGGCCCGTGTGGTCGTAGTCGTGGAGGAGGGCGCGCGAGGCGGCGTCGTAGGAGACGACCTTGCCGGTCGCCTCCTTCGTCACCGTCGCGACGCCGTTGCTGCGGGCCTCTTCGCGGGCCGTCGAGTCGGTGAGGTACACCGTTCGGGTCACGGGATCGAGGGCGATCTCGTAGCTCGTGCTCGAGTTCGTGGCGATGGCTGCGGAGGTGTAGCTCCAGCCGTCGTCCGCCGCGGCGCTCACGGCGCCCGCGGCGAGCGAGCCCGCCACGAGAGCGGCGACGGCGCCCGCGGCGACGAGCCGTGGGGTGCGCCGGGTGCCTCGACGTACGAGGACCCTGCCTTGCTCATGCGTCATGGATCATTCGCTTTCTGCATTCGGGATATGGATGCCGCGCGGAGCGGCCGGCGGGATCTCCCACGACGAAGCCCACAGATAAGGCAAAGCTTACCTACATCCGATGATATACGCACGACCGGGCCCTCGGCCACGAGTCGCGTCCCGCGATGCACGTTGTGACGCACGATGTCACCGGCCGCTCTCAGGGGCCGTTCGGCTCCGCGCCGTCCGTGCCGGCGTCCCGCCGCCGACGACGGCCGATCAGCACCGCGACCGTCGCGACCGCGAGCACCGCGATGCCGCCGACGACGAACGGCCACGCGCTGCCGGTCACGCCCGGCGAGGCGGACTCCGTGTCGTCGGCGGATGCGGCGGCATCCGGCGGGGGCGCGTGCGAGTCGGCCTCGGCGAGGGCGGTGCCCGCCCAGCCCGCGAGCGAGCCGTCCTCGGCGAGGAGGGCGACGACGATGTCCCCCGGGGGCATGAGCGCGAGGTCGATGCGCACGACGCCGCCGTCGGGCTCCAGCCAGCCGACGCCGACGGGCTCCGCCGAGCCTGCGTACACGTACGGATAGACGCGGGGCAGGGCGACGGGGACCGTGACGCGCGAGCCCTGCTGCTGCAGCGTGACGCCGCCGGCGGTCTCGTCCGTGAACGACGAGACCTCGGGCGCGGGCGGCGCATCCGCCGCCGCGGCGGGCACGGTCAGCAGCAGCACGCCCGCCAGGGCCGCCGTCGCGAGGACGGCGACCCGGGCGAGGGCGCGGCGGAGGGGTCTCACGAACGGCGCACCCGGCGCACCACCAGCACGGTCCCGGCGAGCACGGTCAGCAGGGCGACGCCCGCGAGGCCGGCGAGCCCCTCGCCGTCGCCGCCCGTCGCGGCGAGCGAGGTGGACGGCTTGCCCGTCGTGCCCTTGCTCGCGGAGGTCGTGGTGCCCTTCGTCGTGGTCGACGAGCTCTTCGAGGACGTCTTCGAGGAGCTCTCGGCGATCGTCACGGCGCCCCAGCCGACGAGCGCGCCGTCGGCGTCGAGCACGGCGAGACGGTGGTCGCCGGCGGCGAGCGGGTCGAGGTTGACGGTGAACTGCCCCTTCGCGTCGGCGTGGTACCAGCCGAGCGCCGTCGGCGTCGAGTAGCCGTAGACGAAGTGCCAGCCGCCCGCCGCCGCACCGGGCACGGTCACCCGCGCCAGGTTGCCGCGCTGCTCGATCGACACGCCGTCGCGCAGGTCGGTCGGCAGATCGTCGCCCGTCGCGACCGGTGCCGCCGGGGTCACGGTCGGCTGCGGCACCACCGGGGCGGGCGTGGGCGTCACCGAGGGCGACGGCGTGGGCGTCGGGGATGCCGTGGGTGTCGGCGTCGGCGTGACCGTCGGCGTCGGGATCGGCCAGCCCGGCGTCACCGAGGGCGTCGGGGACGCGGTCGGGATGGGGGTCGGCACGACGGTCGGCGTCGGCGACGGCGTGACCGTGGGTGTCGGCGACGGGGTGACGGTCGGCGTGGGCGTCGGGGATGCCGTCGGCGTCGGCTCCGGCGTGACCGTCGGGGTCGGGGTGGGAGTGGCGGTCGGCGACGGCGTGGCCGTCGGCGTGGGAGTGACGGTCGGCGTCGGGGTAGCCGTGGGCGTCACAGTCGGCGTCGGCGTCGCAGTCGGCGACGGCGTGGCAGTCGGCGTGGGAGTGACGGTCGGCGTCGGCGTCGCAGTCGGCGACGGCGTGACCGTCGGCGTGGGGATGACGGTCGGCGTCGGGGTAGCCGTGGGCGTCACAGTCGGCGTCGGCGTGGCCGTCGGCGTCGGCGTGGCCGTCGGCGTGGGGGTGACGGTCGGCGTCGGGGTAGCCGTGGGCGTCGGCGTCGCAGTCGGCGTGGCCGTCGGCGCCGCGGTGACGGCGAGGATCGCGGCATCCGTCGTCGCCGAGCCGGCGCCGTTGGTGAACACGGCGCGGTAGGTCGTGCCGTTCAGCGCGAGCGAGGCGTTCGCGAGGGTCAGCGTCGGCGAGGTGGCGCCCGCCACCCGGGCCCACTCGACGCCGTCCGTCGACGACTCCCACTGCACGGTCGGCGCGGGCGCCCCCGTCGCGGCCGCGACGAACACGACGTCCTGGCCCTCGGTCACCGACGCGTCGGCGGGGTGCGTCGTGACGGCCGGGGCGACGGCCTCGGGCTCGGGCGTCACGGTCGGCGTCGGCTGCGCCGCGGGATCGACGACGGTGAAGCGCACCGAGATGCCGCGCTGGTAGTCGGCCGGCGTCGTCAGCAGCGTTCCCGTGAGGATGCGCACCATGTGCTGCGAGCCGACGCCCCAGTTCGCGTCGAAGAACGCGGCGTCGCGGGTCGTGTTCGTCTCGTCCGGCCAGGGGATCTCGATCCGCCACCTGCCGTCCGCACCCGCCTGCACGATCCCGTGCGACCGCTTGTCGGCGAACACCTCGCCCGTCGCGGGGTTGACGATGTCACGCGTCGTCGACAGCGTGTTCGGATCGCCGGAATAGCTCGCGTCGATCATGAGGTTCGCCACCGAGCCCGTCGTCCCGTCGGTCGCGAGATACCCCGACCCCTCGATCACGATCGGCTCGCCCTTCACGACCGCGTTCGGCGCCGACACGCTGAACGGCGTGTTCGGCTGCACCGGGCCGTACGACTCGCCCGACACCGTGACCGGCGCCGTCGCGTCGAGCCGTTCGAAGAAGCGCAGCTGCGCGGGCGCGGAGCTCGTCGATCCCGACGAGTTCGTGAAGACGGCGCGATAGAACGTGCCGTGCTGCGCGGCGTCGCCGCCGACGACCGCCAGGGTCTTCCCGGTGGCGCCGGCCACGTCGGTCCACGTCGCGTCGTCGGGCTCGCCGTTCGGCAGCGTCGCCGTCGTCGACTGCCACGACACGGTGACGTCGACCGGGCTCGTCGCGTCGGCGGAGAACGTGGCGGTG contains:
- a CDS encoding glycosyltransferase, giving the protein MREGSLLRQESVPREERVRPDLTVSVVVAAYTERRKDVLARAAAAAVAQLRPGDEVVVVVDNNAALAAWARTALPGVRVVESEAAGGLSGARNTGIRRSHGGILVFLDDDAVPEDGWLDALRRRFEAHEVVGVGGAVRADWLAARPAWFPDEFGWVVGCDYRGLPSGGDRIRNPIGANMALRRSALERAGDFAEGLGRVGTLPAGCEETELGIRLARAVPGGVIVRDATAIVHHEVPPARGTVGYFVRRCWHEGRSKAAVATIAGTGDGLSSERGYAARVLPAGVLRELAAPLRGDATGPLRAGAIVAGLFATGAGYLTGRVAQRRAARSADRAGEPAGERPFRPVPVVDVDLDAPIAPQLPAGPVGVVARRAGAPVGHAVFAGAGAGVADTGVAGVGVADAGVVAGAGGADAGVVAAVERWAAGLPGPAPVLRAPLMTASPSAGSATSAPLSEASVSSAFVSSPSASSASASSAFVPEAAASSSSSSASSPSSAGDGLVSVVLCTLGRDPRLRETVDRLLAQTHRDLEVVVVDNDPATGAARALVDGIRDARLRVVDEPCRGLSSARNAGVAAARGGIVAFTDDDALPDADWVETIAGAFAADPDDDVWCVTGLVLPAGYRTSAQLLFERAGGFGKGFALAWWRRTPTPRLVALGPEGAQGPTFPYLGSDFGSGNNMAFRRQALHRIGGFDEALGAGTLARGGEDLDAFRAVYLAGGGILYQPRAIVRHDHREDLAGLREQLYGYGVGMTAVLTKLVLTRPTALAGMVRRLPGSARGLLAPGSEKNGGKGPGYPRALDRAELRGCLAGPVLYLRSRRRARVRRRAGAAPASTVVSAGQGFTPIPVLDVDLDGDLDDGGVARMPSQGRVAVLSRRAGAPVGFDLEPADGGVLPRLRERYPRTPRDAGDAGDGASHEAAAASDAVSAVEAVSAFDAVSASDAVHDGEPGVASGPPTLVSVVIPTLGRHPGLPDAVRAVLAQTHESLDVIVVDNDPAQRGRAAHVLRTIDDERLRLVGEPRRGASSARNAGARVARGEVVAFTDDDTLADPAWIAALLRAFAADAAREVSCVTGLVLPARLDTPEQVLFETYGGFARGFRPQWWRAGGPPRAALGEPGARGLAFPFTGAEFGASNNLAVRADALRRLGGFAPELGAGMPARGGEDLDLVRAAYLAGGAIAYRPDALVWHDHRPDRDALRHQLFGYGAGMTASLTRLAVTRPLLLGGLLARVPAALRLLLRADSAKHAHERAHGDRSGQGPLPRDLARAELRGYAAGPFLYAWSALRTRVWPALRTRPHRSPRP
- a CDS encoding glycosyltransferase family 2 protein, encoding MSTVPLRPLTPTVTVVVPAFNEARNLELVLPALDLADEIIVVDGHSTDDTVQTVQRVAPHARLIQQTRAGKGNALACGFAAARCDVIVAFDADGSADPAEIAVLVGALTAGADFVKGSRVLVGGGSADLTRVRSLGNRGLTLAVNALFGTRYSDLCYGYNAFWRDILPSLGLPDVHGDEARWGDGFEIETLLNCRVAKLRVAEVPSYEHSRAHGASNLHAVRDGLRVLRTIFAERFGPSGAEPASRLEIGAWYGSDLEARRAA
- a CDS encoding WxL protein peptidoglycan domain-containing protein, whose translation is MKRGNTRPTAPRAIARRLLAYAAAAAILFAGGSGVALADDEADLEEVAGATSWQVQPSGADGPGDRTYFVYRLDPGSAVEDVIAVTNHSEHDIDVGLFATDAFNVPESGAFDLLATGVAPADVGSWVTLPVDRITVPARSRVDVPFLVRVPANATPGDHVGGIVTSLVTQGTDDAGNAVLFDARVAVRMYATVSGELRPNLLVDDVESTFELGPDNLTGTLTVSYTIRNPGNVRLSARESVTAQSIIGTQIGSAEPTEIADLLPGAEVQREFTIESVPALVRISGVVELQPVDAGGVLDDTVELRPVVQAAPVWAVPWLVLIAVLVVVTIVVLIVRARRRRWRRMKEQLAAAQAAAAAVASPAEAGEDAATGEGTEAPQPAVPAAEAPVPAAPSPEEDSAR
- a CDS encoding WxL domain-containing protein — encoded protein: MTHEQGRVLVRRGTRRTPRLVAAGAVAALVAGSLAAGAVSAAADDGWSYTSAAIATNSSTSYEIALDPVTRTVYLTDSTAREEARSNGVATVTKEATGKVVSYDAASRALLHDYDHTGLQRLDGSGTDRDPLDWSSVSSTAPSNTSSSISWGSYGIAVDPNTPGGATIVTTAARQSVPGNWYGGGVLVYSANSDGPTEADKVDVTFDDGTPVFAGVRRVAVNTVTHKAYVTNLGSAAGSGPDAGFIAQIDLVSKEVEARITIPGGAGALGVTVDEANNLIYVGGYGAGNLYVIDGDAVDTSNVRDLSLNNGAIRALAVSLPGNDRPLYDAVTKRVYVSSYGAGRITVVDADPASPDYGRGVTNFSAPSTNSVAVDAQRGRLYSANLGQQNVTVYDLATFEKVLTIPTSGNAVKIAVDQASGDVWVSNFYPTQSVDVLSVTGTGSGAGEEPGGPGEPGEPGEGEPAEGEVAYPDGFGGHAYVPAEWTEGQPLTVRGTGWFRQDGVTPSAIAVKVNSGGIRLLDDPYGYLGADAVYGYVDANADGSWSIELPYPGEGVVNAPAQAGQQLTLTFLTGALGAGDRIRSVATTTTIVSTQEPGGPGEPGEPVEGPTSADISVSFDVPAAAGGLTISVGNAEVSLGTAALSSALDAFVASGTLPAVTVTDTRASGAGWTVSGIASSFVNGQGDELPGARLGWTPRVVSTSDGQVAAPGDVSTDLSGGSTLVSSQAGASRGTAVAEADLSFTVPTNAPAGGYTGTITLTVS